The following is a genomic window from Nitrospira sp..
GGCTCCCTGCCTTCATGCCAAAGTCTCACGCCCACTTCGATCGATCGGGGCAAACACACCACAAATCGAGACCCCCCATGCTCTTTGCTCTCGACCTTGATCCATCCGCCGTGCAAATCGACAATCCGATGCACCGCCGCAAGGCCCAATCCAGACCCCTGTGTTTTTGTCGTAAAGAATGGGAGAAAGATATTGTCGAGATTTTTCTTCGAAATTCCTTCACCGGTATCTTGGAAAGAAATCTCGATGACATCTCCTTTGCGCCCGCCGACATCGATGGGCCGGCAGCCGGTTGCGATCGTCAACCGCCCGCCCTTCGACATGGCGTCGAACGCATTCGTCGCGAGATTCCAGAACACCTGCTTCAGCTGATTTTGATCGACCTGCCCGACCAGCGCCTCGCAAGACGGCTTTGTCTCAATGCGAATATTCACCCTAGCTTGAGCTTCATGCTGTACCAGATCGAGCGTCTCAGCAAGAAGTTTGTTCAAATCGTGCTCGGCCAAATTTAGCGCCGGCGGCCGCGCATACTGAAGAAACTCCGTGATGATTGTATTCAGTCGAGTCGCCTCCCGAATGGCAATGTCCATCAACCGTTGACTCGTTTCATCCGCATGCAAATCCTTCCGCAACATTTGCATCGCCCCGGCCAATGCACCCAGCGGGTTGCGGATTTCGTGTGCCATCCCAGCCGACATTTCTCCCAGACTGGCCATCCAATCCTTTCGACGCATCTCCTCTTCAAGGTCCCGAATCTGCGTGAGGTCCTTAAAGACGCCAACCATCCCCGTCGTCTTCCCGCATTCTTGAAGCGGCGATAGCGTCATGCCCAACACCAGTCGATTCCCGTCCGCGCGCACGCATTCCACTTCGAACCGCATGTGGGCAGCCCCTTCGTCAGGCACATCCAGCGGTCGGTCCGAATGCCAATTGAACACCTCTCGCCAAACACGCCCGTGAACTTGCGCAAGACTATATCCAGTGGATTCCTGAGCGGCAGGGTTAAAGGAGGTGATTCGCCCATCCTTGTCAGCGGTAAATACGCCGCTGCTGATACTGCGAACAATATTCTCATGGAATGCCTGCAGCCGGCTCAGTCCCTGCTCTTTTTCCCTGAGCGAATGATCCGCACGTTGAAGCTGTTCGGTTAACAAGCCACTCAAAAACCCCACCACTAGCAATGCCAGGCTATGTACGCCAAACGCCTGAAGCGTCTCAGGAGCGCTCAACCTTGTTCGAGGCAACCAACCCCAGGCTTCGGTTAATCCATATAGTTGCAGATTCGTGAGTACGCCAAAGCAGATGACGCACAAACTGGCGGTTAGAAGGCCAACCTTCCGTCGAGGGATAAGACTTGCCAGTGTTACTGAAATCACGTACAGCACCAAAAACGGACTCTCGATCCCCCCGGTCCTGGCGATTAAGACCGTCTCTAATAAAAAATCGATGCCGATTTGCACCCAGGCGAGTTGAACCAACCCCTCAGCGGTAGTCATAAACCGAAGTGCAACGGCATACCCAATCGTAATCGCGTAAGTGAACACGATCAGGCCATAGAACGTCTCGACCTGCTCCCCTCTGGTTACTTGAAACGTGAGAGAAAGCCCGAGGAGGAGAGTCACAACGAGGACTCTCAGGCCGATCAGCCATTGGATTCTTGCTTTCATTTCAATCACAAAAACTCCGAATCCTAGGGGAGATCACCGCTTCGCGAAGCCGCAGAAAAGGGGATGGGATGCAGCCGGCATGAATGAGAGGCCGAAGAGAAATCGGTGCAACAACTCAGTCAGACCGGCGGACATCGGCAAGCTATTGCGCCAATGTCCGCCGGCCGACAAACACCTCGTTATCCAATCGCCGATGCCATCGTGAAGATTGGCAAATACATGGCGATGACGATGAACCCGACGGTGACGCCGAGAAACACCATCATCATCGGTTCCAACAATGCCGTCAGATTCGTTACCGCCGCATCGACTTCGTCCTCATAAAAATCGGCGATTTTCCCGAGCATATTGTCGAGCGCGCCGGTGGATTCGCCGACGGCAATCATGTGGGTCACCATTTTGGGGAAGGCCTCGCTCTTGGCCAGCGGCTCGGAAATCGTCTTTCCACCGCTGATGCTAACCCGGGCGTCCAGCAGCACATTCTCGATGACTTTATTCCCGGCTGTCTTAGCGCAAATCGACAAAGCCTCCAACAGAGGCACTCCGCTCGTAATCAATGTGCCTAATGTCCGCGTAAACTTGGCCACCGATGCCTTTCGGATCAAGTCACCGAACACCGGCAATTTCAGAACTATCTTATCGACTGTAAGCTTACCCTGAGGGGTCGCATAGTACTTCTTGAACGCAATCACTCCGGCAACGATCACGCCGAGAATAACGTACCAATACCCTTGCGCAAAGTTACTCATGTCGATGACGAGCTGCGTCGGCGCTGGCAACGCCATTTTCCCATTCGACATTTCCTTGAACATTTTTTCAAACACCGGAATGACCCAGATCATCAACACCGTGATCACAATCGCGGCGATACCGCAAATAGCCGCCGGATACACCATGGCGCTCTTAATCTGCGATTTCAGCTTCATCGCCTTTTCAATGTGCTTGGAGAGCCGCCCAAGAATCGTATCCAGCAATCCGCCGACTTCGCCAGCGTTCACCATGTTGCAATAGAGATCGTCGAAGATTTTCGGGTGCCGCCGCAACGCATCGGAAAAGGTCGATCCACCCTCAACGGCGACCTTGATGTCGCCCACGGCTTTTCGAAGCGCGGCATTTTCAGACTGTGTCGAGAGAATCTCCAAACATTGGATCAAGGGCAAACCCGCATTGATCATCGTCCCAAACTGACGGGTAAACACGACCAGATCCTTTTCCGTCATCCCATTGCCGAAGCTCAGCGTGAACCCTTCTTTCGCCCCCTTCTCCTCCAGGCTCGTCACCACCACGCTTTGCTTCCGAAGTTGGTCGACAGCCTCACTCCGGTTCTTGGCCACCAGCTCGCCCTTCTTGACCGCACCAGACTTGCTTCGTCCAACGTATGCAAACGTAGCCATAGACGTGTCACCCTGTTGTGGCTCTCTGAGCCGGTTAGGGAATACCCGAATACTGTCGAGGTGAGTCTACTGGGGAGGCAAAAACCTGTCAAAATAAATGCATTATTTACGCGGGTTAAGAGCGGTGAGAGCGCACAGACGCTATCCGACAGGACCGCTCAAGTGGGTCCGCCGGTATCCTCGATATAAATAGTGCAACCCGGAGCCTAACGTAAACGCCACCATCACCAGGAGCAACGGAAACAACACCCCGATCTTCATACCCCGCCAAATCATGGCGACCACAGATACGACATAGGCCAACTGGCACAATGTCGTACCTTTGCCCCATATCGTCGGCGTGATGTCGATGGCAATATTCGTCACATGCGCGACCACAGTCCCCAGCATCAAGATAAGATCCCTGCTCACCACCAGGATTACCACCCATGATGGCACCAGATGCAGGATCGAGAGTGTGAGAAAGGCCGACGTGAGGAGGAGCTTATCGGCGAGAGGATCGAGAATTTTCCCCAACTCTGTCTGCTGATTGGTCATGCGCGCCACCAGCCCATCCAATGCGTCGGTGATCCCGGCGCAGAGCAAGGCCGCCAGCGCATACCCGTACTGCCGATAGGTCATGAATCCCACGAACACGGGAATCAGGAGGATCCGCAAGATTGTCAGGCTGTTCGGTATGTTCATGCGGTTACGCGGAACCTCCATCTTCCGTCTCGAAGAACACCGGGCGCCATCTTAGTGAGAGGATTTTGGCCTTGTCAACGCGGTTGCAGTCGCGCGGCCAGCCGCCTATAATCGCGCTCGTCATCCCACTACGGACTCGCGGGAGGAATCGATGAGCGCGTTACCCTTGATGATGAAGAAAGACGGGCTTGCCGAGAAGCATCAGCTGGAAGGCATCGACCCAAGCGATCGCTATTTCAGCCGCGCCCTTCTCGTGAATCGCACCAGCGCCGGCTATTCAGGGAAAATCATGTATGAAGCTCTCGTCGTCCAAGGAACGGCTCACTCAACCATCGGCGCGGCCGTGCGCGAGATCGTCGAAAAACTTCAAGGAATGGGGTTTGTGCGCATGCGCACAAGAGCCAACTTCAGAGGCGCTCGGTATCTCGCCGAAAAAGAAACCTGGATCGACTATCCCGACCCCGCCTAATCGCCGCCGATATATTCCCGATACACCAGCTCATGGATGAGCGGCCGAAACGCCTTGATCCGCTCATTCTTCCTGGTCGGATGCACCCGATTGGATAGCATCACGATCTCCAGCTCATGAAGCGGATCGATCCACACCGATGTCCCCGTATATCCTAAATGCCCAAAAGCGACGTCAGGGAAAAATCGCCCAGCCGATGACGGCGGCGACGGAGTGTCCCACCCCAACGCCCAACTCGATCCAGGCACAACAGCCTGTCGACCAGTAAACTCTTTGACAAGGACAGGGTCTAGCACAGACGGCCGTCCATGATAGGCTTCAAGCCACGCCCCAGTCACCGCCAACACCGCTTCTGCCGTGCCAAAGAGCCCCGCATGCCCGGCGACGCCGCCTAACGCCGCCGCGTTTTCATCGTGGACTTCGCCGCACAAAAGCCGGCCCCTCCAGGTATCTTGTTCAGTCGGGGCAACACCGCCCCCACGACGGCGAGCCTCCTCAAGAAAGGTATCGGCCCATTCTGTCGGCACAAATCCTAGCTGCGCCGCTCCTGCCAAAAGTGCGATCCGGTCACGAAAAAATTCCTGGAGCGGAATCCCGCTCCGTCGCTCCACGATTATTCCCAGAAGCATAAACCCAAGATCGCTGTAGAGACTTCGTGCCCCCCGCTCATAGATCAGGGCTTCGTCTCCGATCAGCTTCACGACCGCGGTGCGAGAAAGACCGCGCTGTTGTTCCGTCGCAGGGATGCAAGCGGTTGGACTCAGCCGTTCATAATACCCTCGCCAACCGGGAAGTCCTGAACTATGCGTCAACAGATGCCAGATCGACGCCTGGCCGATCGGACGGCCAGCCAGCTCCGGAAGTATCGATTCAACTCGATCATCAAGCTGATATTGTCCGGCTTGGATAAGCAACGCCACGGCCGTCACCGTGGACAATGGCTTCGTGAGCGACGCCAAATCGTAGACCGTCGCCAGCTGAACGCGGTGAGCCGCGTCAAGCGTCGACACGAGCCCCGCGGTGAACTGGTCGATCTGGCCGCCGCCACGACGCACCGCCAACACGACTCCGGGAAACACGCCGTCCGTGACGGCCTGTTCAAGCGCCGCCTGAATTAGAGGGGAATTCGACATAATAGTGGAGAGTCACTCACGAAGCTGACAAGCGCGCGTTGCCCACGCATCAACACACTGGAGCAGGAGACCGGAAACAAAAGCGATTCAACCGCGCGCCGCCGAAAACATCATGAGCGCGCCGGGCTCGACTCGCCCTCCATCTTTCCCTCGGACACAACCCCGCCGTCTTGATAGGCTTCCGTCGACTCGACATCCAGCATACGCTCGAACGTATGGAGGGTGGCTCGCATTCGCTCGACCATGAGCAGCCGTTGTTTCTGCAACTGGGATAAATCCCGCTGCGTCTCGCCCAATTCCACTCGCGCTTGGCGAATAACCTCGCCGGCCTTTAGCTCCGCTTCCTTGACGATCAGTTCGGCATCGCGGTTCGCGCTGCGCTTGACATCGTCGGCCAGCGCCTGCGCGGCAACCAGCGTGTTCGACAGCGTCGTCTCGGTCCGCTTTAATTCGGACACCTGCTGCTCCGCCATGCCCAGCCGCTCCCGCAGGAGCGCATTGTCGCGATTCAACGATTCCACGGTTTGCGCCAACTCTTCGAGAAACCGGTTGACCTCCTCGCGATCGTAGCCGCGAAGTTTCGTGCTGAACACCATTTGCTGAATGTCGAGCGGTGTGATCTTCATAGATGCCCCCATTCGTTGAATCAGTTCATCCGCAACGCCAAATCTTTTAAGGACTGCACCACCGCAAACTGCAGAAACGTCAATGCGAGAATGGCGATAATCGGCGAGAGGTCGATGCCCATGCGCCACCCCATCCACCGGCGAATAGGCGCGAGCACCGGCTCCGTTGCGCGGTCGAGGAATTGGACAATCGGATTCCATGGGTCGGGATTAACCCAGGAAATCAACGCCCGGGCAATAATGATCCACATATACAGCCACAACACATAATCCAGCACCGTGGCCACCCCCAACAACACATTCCCAAACACAAACATCAGCGTCCAAGCTCCTGAGATCGTTTTGTCGCCGCTTCGACAGCATTGATGAGCGTCGCGCGCATCCCCCCGACTTCGAGACGATGCAGGCCGGCAATCGTCGTCCCGCCCGGAGAGGCGACTTTGTCTTTGAGTCGAGCGGGATGTTCACCGGTTTCAATCACCATCTTGGCGGCACCTAAAACGGTTTGCGCGGCCAACACTTCTGCCGTCGCGCGGGGCAATCCCATCTTCACGCCGCCGTCGGCCATCGCTTCGATAGCCAGAAACACGTAGGCCGGACCGCTG
Proteins encoded in this region:
- a CDS encoding Two-component sensor PilS (MaGe:77309242) gives rise to the protein MIEMKARIQWLIGLRVLVVTLLLGLSLTFQVTRGEQVETFYGLIVFTYAITIGYAVALRFMTTAEGLVQLAWVQIGIDFLLETVLIARTGGIESPFLVLYVISVTLASLIPRRKVGLLTASLCVICFGVLTNLQLYGLTEAWGWLPRTRLSAPETLQAFGVHSLALLVVGFLSGLLTEQLQRADHSLREKEQGLSRLQAFHENIVRSISSGVFTADKDGRITSFNPAAQESTGYSLAQVHGRVWREVFNWHSDRPLDVPDEGAAHMRFEVECVRADGNRLVLGMTLSPLQECGKTTGMVGVFKDLTQIRDLEEEMRRKDWMASLGEMSAGMAHEIRNPLGALAGAMQMLRKDLHADETSQRLMDIAIREATRLNTIITEFLQYARPPALNLAEHDLNKLLAETLDLVQHEAQARVNIRIETKPSCEALVGQVDQNQLKQVFWNLATNAFDAMSKGGRLTIATGCRPIDVGGRKGDVIEISFQDTGEGISKKNLDNIFLPFFTTKTQGSGLGLAAVHRIVDLHGGWIKVESKEHGGSRFVVCLPRSIEVGVRLWHEGREPWKRS
- a CDS encoding Type IV pilus assembly protein PilC (MaGe:77309243), which translates into the protein MATFAYVGRSKSGAVKKGELVAKNRSEAVDQLRKQSVVVTSLEEKGAKEGFTLSFGNGMTEKDLVVFTRQFGTMINAGLPLIQCLEILSTQSENAALRKAVGDIKVAVEGGSTFSDALRRHPKIFDDLYCNMVNAGEVGGLLDTILGRLSKHIEKAMKLKSQIKSAMVYPAAICGIAAIVITVLMIWVIPVFEKMFKEMSNGKMALPAPTQLVIDMSNFAQGYWYVILGVIVAGVIAFKKYYATPQGKLTVDKIVLKLPVFGDLIRKASVAKFTRTLGTLITSGVPLLEALSICAKTAGNKVIENVLLDARVSISGGKTISEPLAKSEAFPKMVTHMIAVGESTGALDNMLGKIADFYEDEVDAAVTNLTALLEPMMMVFLGVTVGFIVIAMYLPIFTMASAIG
- a CDS encoding CDP-diacylglycerol--glycerol-3-phosphate 3-phosphatidyltransferase (MaGe:77309244), which gives rise to MNIPNSLTILRILLIPVFVGFMTYRQYGYALAALLCAGITDALDGLVARMTNQQTELGKILDPLADKLLLTSAFLTLSILHLVPSWVVILVVSRDLILMLGTVVAHVTNIAIDITPTIWGKGTTLCQLAYVVSVVAMIWRGMKIGVLFPLLLVMVAFTLGSGLHYLYRGYRRTHLSGPVG
- a CDS encoding hypothetical protein (Evidence 4 : Unknown function but conserved in other organisms; MaGe:77309245) — its product is MSALPLMMKKDGLAEKHQLEGIDPSDRYFSRALLVNRTSAGYSGKIMYEALVVQGTAHSTIGAAVREIVEKLQGMGFVRMRTRANFRGARYLAEKETWIDYPDPA
- a CDS encoding Beta-lactamase class C (MaGe:77309246), with amino-acid sequence MSNSPLIQAALEQAVTDGVFPGVVLAVRRGGGQIDQFTAGLVSTLDAAHRVQLATVYDLASLTKPLSTVTAVALLIQAGQYQLDDRVESILPELAGRPIGQASIWHLLTHSSGLPGWRGYYERLSPTACIPATEQQRGLSRTAVVKLIGDEALIYERGARSLYSDLGFMLLGIIVERRSGIPLQEFFRDRIALLAGAAQLGFVPTEWADTFLEEARRRGGGVAPTEQDTWRGRLLCGEVHDENAAALGGVAGHAGLFGTAEAVLAVTGAWLEAYHGRPSVLDPVLVKEFTGRQAVVPGSSWALGWDTPSPPSSAGRFFPDVAFGHLGYTGTSVWIDPLHELEIVMLSNRVHPTRKNERIKAFRPLIHELVYREYIGGD
- a CDS encoding Cell division initiation protein DivIVA (MaGe:77309247), yielding MKITPLDIQQMVFSTKLRGYDREEVNRFLEELAQTVESLNRDNALLRERLGMAEQQVSELKRTETTLSNTLVAAQALADDVKRSANRDAELIVKEAELKAGEVIRQARVELGETQRDLSQLQKQRLLMVERMRATLHTFERMLDVESTEAYQDGGVVSEGKMEGESSPARS
- a CDS encoding hypothetical protein (Evidence 4 : Unknown function but conserved in other organisms; MaGe:77309248), whose amino-acid sequence is MFVFGNVLLGVATVLDYVLWLYMWIIIARALISWVNPDPWNPIVQFLDRATEPVLAPIRRWMGWRMGIDLSPIIAILALTFLQFAVVQSLKDLALRMN